From one Hemitrygon akajei unplaced genomic scaffold, sHemAka1.3 Scf000074, whole genome shotgun sequence genomic stretch:
- the LOC140722306 gene encoding uncharacterized protein — protein sequence MAHQRVQTGVRPFTCSDCGMRFTRSSTLQSHQRVHTGEKPFTCSDCGKGFTLSSHLLTHQRVHTGEKPFTCSVCGKRFTQSSHLQIHQRVHTGEKPFTCSVCGKRFTDSSTLQRHQRVHTGERPFTCSVCGKGFINSSSLLTHQRVHTGEKPFTCSECGKGFTRLSSLQSHQHVHTGEKPFICSDCGKGFTRSFDLMAHQRVHTGERPFTCSDCGKGFTLASILVRHQRLHTGEKPFNCSVCEKRFINSSSLLTHQRVHTGEKPFTCSVCGKGFTQSSHLQSHQKVHTGEKPFTCSECGKRFTDSSTLQSHQKVHTWEKPFTCSVCGKGFTRSSHLLTHQRVHTGEKPFTCSVCGKKFTSSSNLQRHQRVHTGEKPFTCSVCGKGFTRSFHLLTHQRVHSGEKPFTCSVCGKRFTDSSNLQRHQSVHTGEKSADADSSVQHDSDTHDSQNRDSGFTRSSDRMAHQQAHSGERLFTCSDCGKGFTRSSKLKIHQRVYTGERPFTCSDSGKGFTGSSHLQLHRSVHTGERPFTCSDCGKGFTFSSQLKVHQRVHTGERPFTCSDCGKGFTQSSELKVHQRVHTGERPFICSDCGKGYTSSYQLKVHQRVHTGERPFTCSVCGKGFTQSSVLKVHQRVHTGERPFTCSVCGKGFTQSSELKVHQRVHTGERPFTCSVCGKGFTQSSVLKVHQRVHTGERPFTCSDCGKGFTCSSKLTVHQLVHTGERPFTCSVCGKGFTQSSELKVHQRVHTGERPFTCSDCGKGFTRSSDLKAHQRVHTGERPFSCSDCGKGFTCSSQLRVHQRVHTGERPFTCSVCGKGFTQSSQLMMHQSVHTGERPFACSDCGKLFTSLSQLKVHQRVHSGERPFTCSDCGKGFTSSSQLKVHQRVHTGEWPFTCSDCGKGFALSSHLLTHRRVHTREKPFTCSDCGKGFSQSSKLKVHQRVHTGERPFTCSYCGKGFTQSSILMTHQQVHSGERPFTCSNCGKGFTRSSHLQSHQSVHTGEWPFTCSDCGKGFTCSSKLKVHQRVHTGERPFTSSVCGKGLTQSSHLQTHRRVHTGERPISC from the exons atggcacaccagcgagttcagacTGGGGTgcggccattcacttgctcggactgtgggatgagattcactcggtcatccaccctacagagtcaccagcgagttcacactggggagaagccattcacctgctcagactgtgggaagggattcactttgtcatctcacctactgacacaccagcgagttcacactggggagaagccgttcacctgctcagtctgtgggaagagattcactcagtcatcccacctacagatacatcagcgagttcacactggggagaagcctttcacctgctcagtctgtgggaagagattcactgattcatccaccctacagagacaccagcgagttcacactggggagaggccgttcacctgctcagtctgtgggaagggattcatcaactcttccagcctactgacacaccagcgagttcacactggggagaagccattcacctgctcagaatgtgggaagggattcactcggttatccagcctgcagagtcatcagcatgttcacactggggagaagccgttcatctgctcagactgtgggaagggattcactcggtcatttgacctaatggctcaccagcgagttcacaccggggagcggccatttacctgctcagactgtgggaagggattcactttggcaTCAATACTAGTGAGacaccagcgacttcacactggggagaagccgttcaactgctcagtctgtgagaagagattcatcaactcttccagcctactgacacaccagcgagttcacactggggagaagccattcacctgctcagtctgcgggaagggatttactcagtcatcccacctacagagtcaccagaaagttcacactggggagaagccattcacctgctcagaatgtgggaagagattcactgattcatccaccctacagagtcaccagaaagttcacacttgggagaagccattcacctgctcagtctgtgggaagggattcactcggtcatctcacctactgacacaccagcgagttcacactggggagaagccattcacctgctcagtctgtgggaagaaattcacttcgtcatccaacctgcagagac atcagcgagttcacactggggagaaaccgttcacctgctcagtctgtgggaagggattcactcggtcatttcacctgctgacacaccagcgagttcactctggggagaagccattcacctgctcagtctgtgggaagagattcactgattcatccaacctgcagagacatcagtcagttcacaccggggagaaa tctgccgacgcagacAGTTCTGTGCaacatgattctgatacccatgatagccaaaatcgggattcag gattcactcgatcatctgaccgAATGGCACACCAGCAAGCTCACAGtggagagaggctgttcacctgctcagactgtgggaagggattcactcgctcatctaaactgaagatacatcagcgagtttacactggggagagaccatttacctgctcagactctgggaagggattcactggatCATCCCACCTACAGTTGCACAGgtctgttcacactggggagaggccgttcacttgctcagactgtgggaagggattcacgttttcatcccaactgaaggtacatcagcgagttcacactggagagaggccattcacctgctcagactgtgggaagggattcactcagtcatctgaactgaaggtacatcagcgagttcacactggggagaggccgttcatctgctcggactgtgggaagggatacacTTCTTCGtaccaactgaaggtacatcagcgagttcacactggagagaggccattcacctgctcagtgtgtgggaagggtttcactcagtcatctgtactgaaggtacatcagcgagttcacactggagagaggccattcacctgctcagtgtgtgggaagggattcactcagtcatctgaactgaaggtacatcagagagttcacactggggagaggccgttcacctgctcagtctgtgggaagggattcactcagtcatctgtactgaaggtacatcagcgagttcacaccggagagaggccgttcacctgctcagactgtgggaagggattcacttgctcatctaaactgacgGTACatcagctagttcacactggggagaggccattcacctgctcagtgtgtgggaagggattcactcagtcatctgaactgaaggtacatcagcgagtccacaccggggagaggccattcacctgctcagactgcgggaagggattcactcgctcatctGATCTgaaggcacaccagcgagttcacactggggagaggccgttcagctgctcagactgtgggaagggattcacttgctcatcccaactgagggtacatcagcgagttcacactggagagaggccgttcacctgctcagtgtgtgggaagggattcactcagtcatctcagctGATGatgcaccagtcagttcacactggcgagaggccattcgcttgctcagactgtgggaagctaTTCACTTCTTtgtcccaactgaaggtacatcagcgagttcacagtggggagaggccattcacttgctcagactgtgggaagggattcacttcttcgtcccaactgaaggtacatcagcgagttcacactggtgagtggccgttcacctgctcagactgtgggaagggatttgctctGTCATCTCACCTACTAACACATCGgagagttcacactagggagaagccgttcacctgctcagactgtgggaagggattttctcagtcatctaaactgaaggtacatcagcgagttcacactggggagagaccgttcacctgctcatattgtgggaagggattcactcagtcatccatcctaatgacacaccagcaagttcacagtggcgagcggccattcacctgctcaaactgtgggaagggattcactcggtcatctcatctacagagtcatcagtcagttcacactggggagtggcccttcacctgctcagactgtgggaagggattcacttgctcatctaaactgaaggtacatcagcgagttcacactggagagaggccgttcaccagctcagtgtgtgggaagggattgactcagtcatctcatctacaGACACACAGGCGAGTTCACACAGGAGAGAGGCCGATCAGCTGCTGA